The following proteins are encoded in a genomic region of Sulfurimonas sp. HSL3-7:
- a CDS encoding ABC transporter ATP-binding protein, with the protein MLRAENIHFAYEHGKVLDGISFHIRPGEVVSLLGPNGTGKSTLIRILTGLNAPDAGRVLLEGRDLREISFGERAKMVAYVPQSHRSAFGYAVLDVVLMGRIASQSLFSRYSREDREKAEEALERVGMLKYAGKSYTMLSGGERQLVLIARALAQGASLFIMDEPVSGLDYGNQLRLLQQIDALASQGYTFLKSTHYPDHAMMVSTRVIMLRDGTVRADGAPKEVVTPERIDELYDVRVSMHDHPSGMRLCVPDAFGGKQV; encoded by the coding sequence ATGCTGCGCGCCGAGAATATCCACTTCGCTTATGAACACGGCAAGGTGCTTGACGGGATTTCGTTCCATATCCGCCCGGGGGAGGTGGTCTCGCTGCTTGGCCCCAACGGAACCGGGAAGTCGACGCTGATCAGAATATTGACGGGGCTGAACGCGCCCGATGCCGGCCGGGTCCTTCTGGAGGGAAGAGATCTCCGTGAGATCTCTTTCGGTGAGCGGGCAAAAATGGTCGCCTATGTTCCGCAGTCGCACCGAAGCGCTTTCGGGTATGCGGTGCTTGACGTGGTGCTGATGGGGCGGATCGCTTCACAGTCGCTCTTTTCGCGATACAGCAGAGAAGACCGTGAAAAGGCAGAAGAGGCGCTCGAACGCGTCGGTATGCTGAAGTATGCCGGCAAGAGCTATACGATGCTCAGCGGGGGCGAACGCCAGCTGGTCCTGATCGCCCGTGCACTGGCACAGGGGGCGAGCCTCTTTATTATGGACGAACCGGTATCGGGGCTCGATTACGGCAACCAGCTGCGCTTGCTGCAGCAGATCGACGCACTGGCTTCGCAGGGGTACACCTTTTTGAAATCGACGCACTATCCCGACCATGCGATGATGGTCTCGACGCGGGTGATCATGCTCCGCGACGGAACGGTACGCGCGGACGGTGCACCGAAAGAGGTGGTCACCCCGGAACGTATCGACGAGCTCTATGATGTCAGGGTATCGATGCATGACCACCCTTCGGGGATGCGTCTCTGCGTGCCAGATGCTTTCGGAGGAAAGCAGGTATGA
- a CDS encoding energy transducer TonB, with the protein MKRLLFFFFLACLSVFGAIAGVVHYPEQSTAEVHKSNEEPVVLTFYTPPRPEPAKKRKSVPKEVKKTAPKPLPRPKTETKRADTLKPEPQKMARKTVPEPAESLPPKVQEAVPAEEEMPVSAVPTEEAVSPEVPQPSKSESQHIVEAYYGKLYSRISRQKYYPHQARRFGIEGEVTVVFFLDSEGKIIETKLLKKSGSRLLDRAALEIFRQIEQFEKPPETMVKRSFEITIDYHLS; encoded by the coding sequence ATGAAACGGCTGCTGTTTTTTTTCTTTCTGGCCTGCCTGAGCGTCTTCGGAGCGATCGCCGGGGTCGTGCACTATCCCGAACAGAGCACGGCTGAGGTGCACAAAAGCAACGAGGAGCCGGTCGTACTCACCTTCTATACACCGCCCAGACCGGAACCGGCCAAAAAAAGAAAGAGCGTTCCAAAAGAGGTGAAAAAAACGGCGCCGAAACCGCTTCCGAGGCCGAAAACGGAAACAAAGAGGGCAGATACGCTGAAACCCGAACCGCAGAAGATGGCACGCAAGACGGTGCCGGAACCAGCGGAGTCGTTGCCACCGAAGGTCCAGGAGGCGGTTCCGGCTGAAGAGGAAATGCCAGTGAGTGCCGTGCCGACGGAAGAGGCGGTCTCTCCTGAAGTACCGCAGCCTTCAAAAAGTGAGTCACAGCACATTGTCGAGGCCTATTACGGCAAGCTATACAGCAGGATAAGCCGCCAGAAGTACTATCCGCACCAGGCCAGACGCTTCGGTATCGAAGGGGAGGTCACTGTCGTTTTCTTTCTCGATTCTGAGGGGAAGATCATCGAGACGAAGCTTCTGAAAAAAAGCGGCAGCCGTCTTCTTGACCGTGCCGCGCTGGAGATATTCAGGCAGATAGAACAGTTCGAAAAGCCACCGGAGACGATGGTGAAACGCAGTTTTGAGATTACGATAGATTACCATCTAAGTTAG
- a CDS encoding MotA/TolQ/ExbB proton channel family protein yields the protein MEEIISFIVQSDWVVKTFFGASIILLTLTADRLYELARTHREMTRIEADPHAAVRETSPLQTLLRGDWGDERGLDLLLSRFEQQLQRYSTVLGLIAVLAPMLGLIGTFLGVFQVFDGVSSVGLSDPKVIAGGIRKVLVDTVAGLSIAIPAMAAFKSFEVWTLSLSLRAEALLMSRQKGADGTA from the coding sequence ATGGAAGAGATTATTAGTTTTATCGTGCAGAGCGACTGGGTCGTCAAGACTTTTTTCGGTGCCAGTATCATTTTGCTGACGCTAACGGCCGACCGTCTTTACGAGCTGGCCCGTACGCATCGGGAAATGACGCGTATCGAGGCGGACCCGCATGCTGCGGTGCGGGAGACGTCGCCGCTGCAGACATTGTTAAGAGGCGACTGGGGGGACGAGCGTGGGCTCGATCTTCTGCTGAGCCGGTTCGAGCAGCAGCTCCAGCGCTACAGTACGGTGCTGGGGCTCATTGCCGTTCTTGCTCCGATGCTGGGACTTATAGGGACCTTTCTGGGGGTTTTTCAGGTCTTTGACGGGGTATCAAGCGTCGGTCTGAGCGATCCCAAAGTGATCGCAGGCGGTATCCGCAAGGTGCTCGTAGACACGGTAGCCGGGCTGAGCATCGCGATCCCGGCCATGGCGGCATTCAAGAGCTTCGAGGTCTGGACGCTTTCGCTCTCGCTGCGTGCAGAGGCGCTGCTGATGAGTCGGCAAAAGGGTGCTGATGGCACGGCGTAG
- a CDS encoding biopolymer transporter ExbD encodes MARRRRRVNFAMDIAPVNLIDLVLILLIFFITTTTFLNIKLIELALPSAEGEVMESDKKPLVISIDREGTLFVDKEELCFDALPELLKARHQHNPKLEVVIAADAKSRHESFVKAVSAVKNEDIGRIGIITDTPNEEK; translated from the coding sequence ATGGCACGGCGTAGGCGCAGGGTCAACTTTGCGATGGACATCGCACCGGTCAACCTGATCGACCTGGTGCTGATACTGCTGATCTTTTTTATCACGACGACCACCTTTCTCAACATAAAGCTGATCGAACTGGCCCTGCCAAGTGCCGAAGGAGAGGTGATGGAGAGCGATAAAAAACCGCTGGTAATCTCTATAGACCGGGAAGGGACGCTCTTCGTGGACAAGGAAGAGCTCTGTTTCGATGCGCTGCCCGAGCTGCTGAAAGCGCGTCATCAGCACAATCCGAAGCTTGAAGTGGTGATCGCTGCAGACGCGAAGAGCCGTCACGAAAGTTTCGTCAAAGCGGTTTCGGCCGTCAAAAATGAAGATATCGGGCGTATCGGGATCATTACCGATACGCCGAACGAGGAGAAATAA